A genome region from Gossypium hirsutum isolate 1008001.06 chromosome A04, Gossypium_hirsutum_v2.1, whole genome shotgun sequence includes the following:
- the LOC107948002 gene encoding receptor-like protein 6, which produces MDSWDEDTDCCKWEGVVCDNRKGNVIGLDLSCSGLSGSLQSNSSLFSLQNLRWLNLAGNYFGNSEIPSEFGKLRSLTYLNLSDTALTGFVPHEISLLSELVSLDLGQNYLLFRDHDFNMLVHNLTKLENIVLDRMGLSLVVPYSFLNFTVSLKHLSLSYCDLQGNFPTQLFHLPFLQNIILRNNPNLIGYLPETNWSSPLSFLDVSGTRFSKGLPGSIGNLKHLKTLNLDSCVFMGSIPSALGNLTKITFLDISGNMFQGQIPDVFGNLNDLSFMDFSSNNFSGLFPSSAFNLTSLTFMDFSSNFLRGTLPNNISGLSYLRELHLYANLLSGRVPGRLFSLPSLEYLNLGFNKLNGPIDTIQEANLVQLVDLSRNEIQGTIPSSFFDLMNLTILDLSSNNLSGNIKSCMLVKLKNLRSLNLSFNHLLSLTRCSNDANSTLPMIIEFHFSSCNIQRFPSFLNASKSLQVLDLSNNQIHGSITKWEAEGWEGLATLNLSMNFITTVEEIPGKRLYVLDLHSNSLQGPLPTPPQALAYFLISNTELVGEIPSKICNLSFLFVLDFSKNKLGGTIPDCFRTSSDQLSMDALITVNLNGNQIEGSIPRSLTNCDSLEVLDLGSNNINDTFPYWLGTLPHLQVLVLRSDRFHGDIQNFNGTFSFGSLRMIDLSRNEFTGHIPPDLFDNLKSMKDIQVDKGGPNYMGGDYYQDSVIITMKGLDFKLERILTSFTVIDFSSNHFKGSIAKEVGELNSLIVLNFSHNSLAGNIPPSLGKMTALESLDLSSNKLQGRIPVQLTDLTFLGALNLSHNNLEGLIPLANQFGTFSNDSFDGNSELCGFPLSKKCGNDQEPETPPSTIANESEIALIWKIAAMGYGSGLVLGLSMGYIVFTTGRPYWLLKMIKRNPEKRMRRKIHRNGRRKN; this is translated from the coding sequence ATGGATTCTTGGGATGAAGATACTGACTGTTGCAAATGGGAGGGTGTGGTGTGTGATAACAGGAAAGGCAATGTGATCGGCCTTGATCTCAGTTGTAGTGGACTAAGTGGTTCTCTCCAATCAAACAGTTCCCTCTTCTCACTTCAAAACCTTCGATGGCTCAACCTTGCCGGTAATTATTTCGGCAACTCTGAAATCCCATCTGAGTTTGGTAAGTTGAGGAGTCTAACTTATCTCAATCTCTCTGACACTGCACTCACTGGTTTTGTCCCACATGAAATCTCTCTTTTGTCAGAACTAGTTTCGCTTGATCTCGGTCAGAATTATCTTTTGTTTAGGGACCATGATTTTAACATGCTTGTCCACAACCttacaaaattagaaaatatcGTCCTTGACCGTATGGGTTTGTCTCTGGTTGTACCTTATTCTTTCCTTAACTTCACTGTCTCATTGAAGCATCTAAGTCTTTCTTACTGTGATTTGCAAGGAAATTTCCCCACCCAACTTTTCCATCTTCCATTCCTTCAAAACATCATTTTAAGAAATAATCCAAATCTCATTGGTTATCTACCAGAAACAAATTGGAGCAGTCCCCTTAGTTTTTTGGATGTTTCAGGGACAAGGTTTTCAAAAGGGTTACCCGGCTCAATTGGTAATCTTAAACACTTGAAAACACTTAACCTTGATAGTTGTGTTTTTATGGGGTCAATCCCTTCAGCCCTCGGAAACCTCACAAAAATCACCTTCTTGGATATCTCAGGCAACATGTTCCAAGGGCAAATTCCTGATGTTTTTGGGAATTTAAACGATCTAAGTTTCATGGATTTTTCCTCCAACAATTTCAGCGGTCTCTTCCCATCATCAGCATTTAACCTCACCAGCCTTACTTTCATGGACTTCTCTTCCAATTTCCTTCGGGGTACCCTGCCCAACAACATAAGTGGACTTTCGTATCTACGAGAACTCCACTTATATGCAAACTTGCTTAGTGGTAGAGTACCAGGTAGGTTGTTTAGTCTACCATCTTTGGAGTATCTAAATCTCGGCTTTAACAAACTTAATGGTCCCATTGACACAATACAAGAGGCCAACCTAGTCCAACTTGTCGATTTATCAAGGAATGAAATACAGGGAACAATTCCAAGTTCTTTCTTTGACCTCATGAACCTTACTATTCTTGACCTTTCATCTAATAACTTGAGTGGCAATATCAAGTCATGCATGCTTGTGAAGCTTAAGAATCTAAGGTCGCTTAATCTTTCATTTAACCACTTACTATCATTAACTAGGTGTAGTAATGATGCCAATTCTACCCTACCCATGATAATTGAGTTCCATTTCTCTTCTTGCAACATACAACGTTTCCCAAGCTTCTTAAATGCATCCAAGTCCTTGCAAGTTTTAGATCTTTCTAATAACCAAATTCATGGTTCTATTACAAAATGGGAAGCCGAAGGATGGGAGGGCTTGGCCACTTTGAACCTTTCTATGAACTTCATCACTACAGTAGAGGAAATTCCAGGGAAGAGACTGTATGTTCTGGACCTTCACTCCAATTCACTTCAAGGACCACTTCCAACTCCACCACAGGCATTGGCGTATTTCTTAATCTCAAACACTGAGTTGGTTGGAGAAATCCCTTCCAAGATTTGCAATTTGAGTTTTCTTTTTGTACTTGACTTCTCTAAGAACAAGTTGGGCGGAACTATTCCAGATTGTTTTAGGACATCTAGCGACCAGCTCTCAATGGATGCTTTGATAACAGTTAATCTAAATGGTAACCAAATTGAAGGATCAATTCCACGGTCATTAACGAACTGCGATAGTTTGGAAGTTTTAGATTTGGGCAGCAACAACATAAATGATACATTTCCTTATTGGTTAGGTACGCTTCCACATCTGCAAGTTCTTGTCCTTCGATCTGATAGATTCCATGGTgacatacaaaatttcaatggaaCATTTTCCTTCGGCAGCCTTCGAATGATTGATCTCTCTCGAAATGAGTTCACCGGTCACATCCCACCTGATCTATTTGACAATTTAAAATCAATGAAAGATATTCAGGTAGATAAAGGTGGTCCAAATTACATGGGAGGAGATTATTATCAAGACTCTGTAATTATAACAATGAAAGGGTTGGATTTCAAACTTGAGAGAATTTTAACTTCTTTCACAGTTATTGATTTTTCAAGCAACCATTTCAAGGGGTCGATTGCTAAAGAAGTTGGAGAACTTAACTCACTCATAGTGCTCAACTTCTCGCACAATAGCTTAGCAGGTAATATCCCACCATCACTTGGAAAAATGACAGCACTTGAATCATTGGATCTTTCGTCAAACAAGCTTCAAGGAAGAATCCCAGTGCAATTAACTGACTTAACATTTCTTGGAGCATTGAATCTTTCTCATAACAATCTTGAGGGACTGATACCGTTAGCTAATCAATTCGGTACTTTCTCAAACGATTCCTTCGATGGCAACTCCGAACTATGTGGATTTCCATTGTCAAAGAAATGTGGCAACGATCAGGAACCAGAAACACCTCCATCAACAATTGCTAATGAATCTGAAATAGCACTTATTTGGAAAATAGCAGCAATGGGTTATGGAAGTGGACTAGTGTTAGGATTGAGTATGGGATACATAGTTTTCACAACTGGGAGACCTTATTGGCTATTGAAAATGATCAAGCGAAACCCAGAAAAGAGAATGAGAAGGAAGATCCATCGAAATGGAAGGAGAAAGAATTAG